One window of the Lepeophtheirus salmonis chromosome 7, UVic_Lsal_1.4, whole genome shotgun sequence genome contains the following:
- the LOC121122046 gene encoding mitochondrial import inner membrane translocase subunit Tim29 — MSIFRSGVNKFRAFGVNILSDYKEALKDVGQRFRERPIRYWSLTGVGAFTLAAFHKNPELQDFLDDHLKYNKELTVVPQPIRNPHPENFHTRIDTIINQKRIRRFNLIFLSLIYFEDHSSESGLFAAHCSYLQPSYLEIISERVIDIGFWGIWWKSRAVMEEFDVNPHEWNSDGTPTSPVSL, encoded by the coding sequence ATGTCGATTTTTCGCTCTGGAGTAAATAAGTTTCGAGCCTTTGGGGTCAATATCCTTTCCGACTATAAAGAAGCTCTGAAAGATGTAGGCCAGCGATTCAGAGAGCGGCCCATTCGTTATTGGAGCCTCACTGGAGTTGGAGCTTTTACCTTAGCTGCATTTCATAAAAACCCTGAACTTCAAGATTTTTTGGAcgatcatttaaaatataataaagaactTACAGTCGTCCCTCAGCCTATTCGCAATCCCCATCCTGAGAACTTCCATACTCGAATCGATACtatcattaatcaaaaaagGATCCGAcgttttaatctaatttttctatcgctcatatattttgaagaccATTCTTCAGAATCTGGACTCTTTGCTGCTCATTGTTCCTATCTTCAGCCATCATATCTGGAAATAATTTCAGAGAGGGTAATTGATATAGGCTTTTGGGGAATTTGGTGGAAGAGCAGAGCTGTTATGGAGGAGTTTGATGTCAATCCGCATGAATGGAATTCTGATGGAACTCCAACGTCACccgtttctctttaa
- the Ada2a gene encoding transcriptional adapter 2-alpha, producing the protein MEETVDYGCCQSCHLVLHDPFIECHTCKEITDSKTYICLDCYSKGKEFAKHVSNHAYSVVKQDFSLFSHNWTAKDELQLLDAVLHHGLGSWEEVSKTLTNKTPSECEAHFAAIFIEDKKGEFKELTSKFVDRFSRDQPVPYIQPQKEQSLLYQIRPPPSVLSKELAGYNPARGDFETELDDLAENDLNSISYNDVSNNLEDPKDEDDALFGKLELSALFIYNDKLKERKRIKSIVKEHGLINKRSAVALSSTKYPLIREKYGKVYDFRRLFCSLDFDYILEGLQHEFQIKRKVRKYQEFRSNGLTNKDSTIIYKKLKVQREMSSKELSSDRVWDWVADPRNISYVKDKLTGKLMPTTNAKKQAVRLDITGLTSFEKLSSKEQDLCSEIRMAPESFLQIKTTMINECKKSNGLRLADARPVVKIDVNKTRKIYDLLINDGVIYRN; encoded by the coding sequence ATGGAGGAAACTGTTGATTACGGATGTTGCCAGAGTTGTCATCTTGTTTTACATGATCCGTTTATTGAGTGTCATACCTGTAAAGAAATCACGGATTCAAAGACTTATATTTGTTTAGATTGCTATTCTAAAGGAAAGGAATTCGCCAAGCACGTATCGAATCATGCATACTCTGTTGTCAAGCAAGATTTTTCCCTATTTTCTCATAATTGGACGGCCAAAGATGAACTTCAACTCCTGGATGCTGTTCTTCATCATGGTTTGGGGAGTTGGGAAGAAGTCAGTAAAACTTTGACTAATAAGACACCCTCCGAATGTGAAGCTCATTTTGCAGCCATTTTTATCGAGGATAAGAAAGGTGAATTCAAGGAGCTCACCTCAAAATTTGTCGATAGATTCTCTAGGGATCAGCCAGTTCCCTATATTCAACCTCAAAAGGAACAGTCTCTTCTCTATCAAATACGGCCTCCACCTTCAGTTTTGTCCAAAGAATTGGCAGGCTACAACCCTGCTCGTGGAGATTTTGAAACCGAATTGGACGATCTAGCTGAAAATGACTTAAATTCGATATCTTACAATGATGTATCTAATAATTTGGAAGATCCAAAGGATGAAGATGATGCTTTATTTGGAAAGTTAGAACTCTCTGCTCTTTTCATATACAATGATAAGTTAAAAGAGAGAAAACGGATAAAATCGATTGTTAAGGAACATGGTCTCATTAATAAGCGTTCTGCTGTTGCTTTAAGCTCCACAAAATATCCattaataagagaaaaatatggaaaagtcTACGATTTTCGACGTCTTTTCTGTTCTTTGGATTTTGATTACATTTTAGAGGGCTTACAGCAtgaatttcaaatcaaaagaaaagttCGTAAATATCAAGAATTCCGTTCAAATGGCTTGACTAACAAAGACTCAACTATCATCTATAAAAAGCTAAAAGTTCAACGCGAAATGAGTAGTAAGGAACTGTCTAGTGATCGTGTTTGGGATTGGGTGGCTGATCCGAGAAATATATCTTATGTAAAGGACAAATTAACGGGTAAACTGATGCCCACAACAAACGCTAAAAAACAAGCTGTACGACTTGATATCACGGGTTTAACATCATTTGAAAAGTTAAGTTCGAAAGAACAGGATTTGTGTTCGGAAATCCGTATGGCTCCTGaaagttttttgcaaataaagaCCACTATGATCaatgaatgtaaaaaatcaaatgggTTAAGGCTAGCTGATGCCCGCCCTGTTGTCAAAattgatgtaaataaaactCGCAAGATTTATGATCTGCTGATAAATGACggtgtcatttatagaaattga
- the Hsc20 gene encoding co-chaperone protein HscB homolog: MIMIFHQIQRLILSSKILPFSSMKKYYHCYKCDFKKETSSYDYTLFCGNCSTLLDLPKNVNYFKLLGLEKDAFYLDEKSLSNAYKSLQRNLHPDKYVLKSDEEKEFAGRWSSTVNEAYQVLKNPAKRSQYLLELVSMPLLEGEVKIESDFLADMMELNEELEEISSSKDLESFDYENDRKLNKLFADFSYAMESENLEEARSLTAKIKYFINIKDKIKDLEEKFGIIK, translated from the exons ATGATAATGATATTTCACCAAATTCAAAGACTTATTTTATCTTCCAAAATATTGCCATTTTcttctatgaagaaatattatCATTGTTATAAATGCGACTTTAAAAAGGAAACTTCTTCCTAtgattatactttattttgcgGGAATTGTTCAACCTTGCTGGATCTTCCAAAGaatgttaattatttcaaaCTCTTGGGATTAGAAAAAGATGCATTTTATCTGGATGAAAAGTCCTTATCTAATGCCTATAAAAGTCTACAAAGAAATTTACATCCAGACAAATATGTCCTCAAGAGTGATGAGGAAAAAGAG TTTGCTGGAAGATGGTCTTCAACGGTAAACGAGGCCTATCAAGTCTTAAAGAACCCAGCTAAGAGATCCCAATATCTTTTAGAACTAGTGAGTATGCCTTTGCTAGAGGGAGAAGTAAAAATAGAATCGGATTTCTTAGCTGACATGATGGAACTAAACGAAGAACTAGAAGAAATATCATCAAGTAAAGATTTGGAATCTTTTGACTACGAGaatgacagaaaattaaataaattatttgctgaCTTTAGTTATGCAATGGAATCAGAAAATCTTGAAGAGGCTAGATCACTCactgcaaaaattaaatatttcataaatattaaagataaaatcaAAGATTTGGAAGAGAAATTCGGTATTATCAAGTAA
- the eff gene encoding ubiquitin-conjugating enzyme E2-17 kDa, whose amino-acid sequence MALKRINKELVDLGRDPPAQCSAGPVGDDLFHWQATIMGPPDSPYQGGVFFLTIHFPTDYPFKPPKVAFATRIYHPNINSNGSICLDILRSQWSPALTVAKVLLSICSLLCDPNPDDPLVPEIARLFKTDRSKYMEMAREWTKKYAM is encoded by the coding sequence ATGGCGTTAAAACGTATAAACAAAGAGTTAGTGGATTTAGGTCGAGATCCTCCCGCTCAATGTAGTGCCGGCCCAGTGGGCGACGATCTATTTCACTGGCAGGCCACAATTATGGGACCTCCCGACAGTCCCTATCAAGGAGGCGTCTTTTTTCTAACGATTCACTTCCCCACGGATTATCCTTTCAAACCTCCAAAAGTAGCCTTTGCTACTCGGATTTACCATCCCAATATTAACTCCAATGGGAGCATTTGTCTCGATATTCTCCGCTCACAATGGAGTCCCGCGCTTACTGTCGCTAAAGTTCTCCTCTCTATTTGCTCCCTCCTCTGCGATCCAAATCCCGATGATCCACTCGTTCCCGAAATCGCCAGGCTTTTTAAAACTGACAGATCCAAATACATGGAAATGGCTAGGGAATGGACCAAAAAATATGCCatgtaa
- the kappaB-Ras gene encoding NF-kappa-B inhibitor-interacting Ras-like protein 2, translating to MGKISKVIVCGAKKSGKTSILEQAIYGNVGPFPSTIEDIYVANVECDRGSKETIRFYDTEGLDGYSVKDIPRHLLSLVDGFLIVYSIDDEHSFQIADAIKKDIEKNKEKKEVTIVVIGNKSDLSARRQVDNVQALNWAAREKTRLFEVSSLDRESLKEPFRFLSSKLNPPPNKSTFSQLTMGRKA from the exons ATgggcaaaatttcaaaagtgaTAGTTTGTGGTGCGAAAAAGAGTGGGAAGACTTCCATTTTGGAGCAGGCAATCTATGGTAACGTTGGT CCTTTTCCGTCAACAATTGAGGACATTTATGTAGCGAACGTCGAATGTGATCGAGGATCTAAGGAGACAATTCGTTTTTATGACACAGAGGGCTTAGATGGTTATTCAGTCAAGGATATTCCGAGACATTTATTGAGCCTTGTGGATGGATTTCttatagtttatagtattgATGACGAACATTCATTTCAAATAGCAGATgctataaaaaaggacattgaaAAGAACAAGGAAAAGAAGGAAGTGACCATAGTTGTTATTGGAAATAAGTCTGATCTCTCTGCTCGTCGTCAAGTAGATAATGTTCAGGCATTAAATTGGGCTGCTAGAGAAAAGACTAGACTTTTTGAAGTGAGCTCTTTGGATAGGGAATCTCTGAAAGAACCATTTCGTTTCCTTAGTTCCAAGCTAAATCCTCCTCCAAACAAATCCACTTTTTCTCAATTAACAATGGGCCGCAAAGCGTAG